From the Bacteroidia bacterium genome, one window contains:
- a CDS encoding tetratricopeptide repeat protein codes for MRALAYLLFPACFVMFLAGMLPSDATAQQRGEAERLETMIRSRESRGEKDSVLVRLKLDLAQEYRRGNPDRALQIAREAEAIAREIHDQIGLANAYASSGISYAQTGAWVRALNYFLKALQLKDELGDQQGMAALLSNIGVLHGKLNDEERALRYHERALKHFRETNDTRGLAYTYNNIGVIHMDRGEYDKALRSLIASLELKRGLRDVAGLASTHLNIGITYFLQGAHTRAMENYERSVELYTNSGDRHGQAEVWQRIGLLYLTRKNAEKALEFGRKALSTATAINARAIERNALKLCSDAATLLGRPTEALEYFRRHTDLKDSLFNEESSKLINEMTANYELSQRERSERENELLKREQRIREMELERRAAQLKDQELSIELLNKESTISGLKLKEQEGVLLRQQLETTKRNEEIAILQKDKELLAREREMKEIELNRQQTLRNSLIAGSVFLVVILLLLANGYRLKRKTAVALEKQNALIETAYSEIKKNELLLQKQAEEIERSNQELTRQNVILEKLNADKNELLGIVAHDLRNPIGGIRMVAEAMVEEGRSPEYLQNKAQLIYDTADMLIVLVRNLLDINRLEAGRMDLDTVPVQLPRVVQKVVGAHQKWAERKSIGTHVDIQPDLPAALGDEGAVLQIVDNLVSNAIKYSPYGSDVWLRCAAVNGRLRIEVRDNGPGLTAEDLGKLYQKFGRLSAKPTGGESSSGLGLSIVKKLVESMAGTVHCESEEGKGALFVVELPSVVSSAG; via the coding sequence ATGCGTGCACTAGCATATCTGCTGTTTCCCGCTTGTTTCGTGATGTTTCTTGCGGGTATGCTGCCTTCGGATGCCACCGCCCAGCAGCGCGGCGAAGCCGAGCGGCTCGAAACGATGATTCGGAGCAGAGAGTCGAGGGGCGAAAAAGATTCCGTTCTCGTGCGTCTTAAACTCGATCTGGCGCAGGAATACCGCCGCGGCAATCCTGACCGTGCGTTGCAGATCGCTCGGGAGGCCGAGGCGATCGCCCGTGAAATCCATGATCAGATCGGCCTTGCCAACGCCTATGCGAGTAGTGGAATCTCCTACGCCCAAACCGGGGCCTGGGTGCGCGCGCTCAATTATTTTCTCAAAGCGCTGCAACTCAAGGATGAACTTGGGGATCAGCAGGGTATGGCCGCATTGCTCTCCAACATCGGCGTTCTCCACGGGAAGCTCAACGATGAGGAGCGCGCCTTGCGGTACCATGAACGCGCACTGAAGCATTTCCGGGAAACGAACGACACGCGCGGTCTGGCATATACGTACAACAATATCGGCGTCATACACATGGACCGCGGCGAATATGACAAAGCGCTGCGGAGTCTGATCGCCTCCCTGGAACTCAAGCGTGGTCTGCGCGACGTCGCCGGCCTGGCCAGCACGCATCTCAATATCGGTATCACCTATTTTTTGCAGGGAGCGCACACGCGCGCAATGGAGAATTACGAGCGTTCCGTCGAATTGTACACAAACAGCGGAGACAGGCACGGGCAGGCCGAAGTGTGGCAGCGCATCGGTTTGCTCTACCTGACACGAAAGAACGCCGAGAAAGCCTTGGAGTTCGGTCGCAAGGCGCTTTCCACTGCTACCGCCATCAACGCCCGCGCCATCGAGCGCAATGCCCTGAAACTGTGTTCCGATGCCGCAACGCTGCTCGGACGACCCACCGAGGCGCTGGAGTACTTCCGCCGGCATACCGACCTGAAAGATTCGCTGTTTAACGAGGAAAGCTCCAAGCTGATCAACGAGATGACGGCGAATTACGAACTGTCGCAGCGGGAACGCAGCGAACGGGAGAATGAACTGCTGAAAAGAGAGCAGCGTATCCGCGAAATGGAACTGGAGCGACGCGCGGCGCAGCTCAAGGACCAGGAACTGAGCATCGAACTCCTGAACAAGGAATCCACCATCAGCGGTCTCAAGCTCAAGGAACAGGAGGGGGTGTTGCTCAGGCAACAGCTCGAAACCACGAAGCGCAACGAGGAGATCGCGATACTCCAGAAGGACAAGGAATTGCTTGCCCGCGAACGGGAGATGAAGGAAATCGAACTGAACCGGCAACAGACACTCCGCAACTCCCTGATCGCGGGTTCCGTCTTTCTCGTCGTCATTCTGCTTCTGCTTGCCAACGGCTACAGGCTGAAACGCAAAACCGCGGTGGCGTTGGAGAAACAGAACGCCCTTATAGAGACCGCCTATTCCGAAATAAAAAAGAACGAACTGCTGCTGCAGAAGCAGGCGGAGGAAATCGAGCGCAGCAATCAGGAACTGACGCGTCAGAATGTGATCCTTGAAAAACTCAACGCGGATAAAAATGAGCTGCTCGGTATCGTCGCTCACGATCTGCGCAATCCCATCGGCGGGATACGCATGGTCGCCGAAGCCATGGTGGAGGAAGGCCGGTCACCGGAGTACCTTCAGAACAAAGCGCAGCTCATCTACGATACAGCCGATATGCTCATCGTGCTCGTGCGCAATCTGCTGGATATCAACCGACTCGAAGCAGGGAGAATGGACCTCGACACTGTGCCGGTTCAACTTCCCCGTGTGGTGCAAAAAGTTGTGGGCGCGCATCAGAAATGGGCGGAGCGGAAGAGCATCGGTACGCATGTGGACATACAGCCGGACTTGCCCGCCGCATTGGGAGACGAAGGGGCCGTGCTGCAAATCGTGGACAATCTCGTATCCAACGCGATCAAGTACTCGCCCTACGGCAGTGATGTGTGGCTGCGCTGCGCGGCGGTCAATGGTCGGCTCCGCATTGAAGTCCGGGATAATGGACCCGGCCTGACGGCGGAGGATCTGGGCAAGCTCTATCAGAAATTCGGCCGCCTCTCTGCAAAACCCACTGGCGGCGAGTCCTCTTCAGGGCTGGGTCTCTCCATCGTCAAAAAGCTCGTGGAGTCCATGGCCGGAACGGTGCACTGCGAGTCGGAGGAAGGAAAGGGAGCCCTGTTCGTCGTCGAACTCCCGTCGGTTGTCTCCTCTGCCGGATAA
- the trxA gene encoding thioredoxin, with amino-acid sequence MEHLTKQTFIEKVFDYENKKEWEFAGERPCIIDFYADWCAPCRMVAPILEELSNEYKGKVDIYKVDTEREQELASVFGIRSIPSILFVPMGDRPQMAAGALPKESFVQAINDVLLKAPAEQN; translated from the coding sequence ATGGAACATTTGACGAAACAGACCTTCATCGAGAAGGTATTTGACTACGAGAACAAGAAGGAATGGGAATTCGCCGGCGAGCGTCCCTGCATCATCGATTTTTACGCCGACTGGTGTGCGCCCTGCCGCATGGTGGCTCCCATTCTCGAAGAGCTCTCGAACGAATACAAGGGCAAAGTGGACATTTACAAAGTCGATACCGAGCGCGAGCAGGAATTGGCCTCGGTGTTCGGCATTCGCAGCATCCCCTCGATTCTCTTTGTACCGATGGGCGATCGCCCGCAGATGGCCGCCGGCGCGCTCCCGAAAGAGTCGTTTGTGCAGGCAATCAACGATGTGTTGCTGAAGGCACCTGCCGAACAGAATTGA
- a CDS encoding septum formation initiator family protein, translating into MPPFAHSTHRSQPRLLRMVKNKSRLLILSAVGLALLYFGFSSKGFISRIQVEADLSERKQRVSELERDIEQLRRERDMLRDDFQAIEHVARESHGMIKPGEIVYRILPGDQKPSD; encoded by the coding sequence ATGCCGCCATTTGCACATAGCACGCATCGTTCGCAACCACGTCTGCTAAGGATGGTGAAGAACAAATCACGCCTGCTCATCCTGTCGGCTGTGGGACTGGCGCTGCTGTACTTCGGCTTCAGTTCCAAGGGCTTTATCAGCAGAATTCAGGTGGAGGCGGACCTGTCGGAGCGCAAACAGCGCGTAAGTGAACTTGAGCGGGACATCGAGCAACTGCGCAGGGAGCGGGACATGCTGCGCGACGATTTCCAGGCCATCGAGCATGTAGCACGAGAATCGCATGGTATGATCAAACCGGGAGAGATCGTCTACCGCATTCTGCCAGGCGATCAAAAACCCTCCGATTGA
- the mutS gene encoding DNA mismatch repair protein MutS, which translates to MSTPLMRQYQRIKDEYPDAILLFRMGDFFETFEDDAITTARVLGITLTKRSNGAASDVPLAGFPHHALDAYLPKLVKAGYRVAVCEQLEDPKLAKGIVKRDVVEVVTPGVVFTDKLLDHKHYNFLASIAFRDGSAGVAFVDASTGDFFTTEMPEHTLLDQLETIAPSEVLIAKKDWEHFQDLFARAPLRVPVTKLDDWLYTRDVGYELLVTHFKTQSLKGFGIEALHSGVIAAGAALHYLKETQKAALPHLRGIRHYLVDEYITLDAGTRRNLEIITAIGEGGQDGTLISILDKTATSMGGRLFKYWITHPLRRLEAIQQRLAAVKELVTVHEQRDTLRTILGETVDFDRLIGRICTGRAIPREMVALRNSLRRLPVIRDAIGKLDAPYLRSLHTHIEPMEDVARLIDATLVDDPPISLADGGAIRPGFHPELDDIRDIALHGKEWLKTYQEKLRQQTGIASLKLEFNRAFGYYINVSNANLDKVPDSFIRRQTLTNAERFVTPELKEYEDKILNAKEQIVLLETELFNELRMAVGAAAERIQVISRAIAALDCLCSLATAAIDYGYTCPTVNDGTEISIIGGRHPVVERLLPAGDRFVANDVHLDTDEQILIITGPNMSGKSTYLRQTGLIVLLAQIGSFVPARFASIGVVDRIFTRVGASDNIAAGESTFLVEMHEAANILHNATPNSLVLLDEIGRGTSTFDGISIAWAITEFLHDHPESRAKTMFATHYHELNEMADIFLRIRNYKVEVREYKDKVIFLRNVSRGTADHSYGIHVAQMAGLPDSVIERAREVLRTLEGQDLTVLAGKREEDVRERLRAKRGTFQINLFEASDMELKDRLRAMDINTLSPVEAWQFLENLKKLAEGRV; encoded by the coding sequence ATGTCCACCCCTCTCATGCGGCAGTACCAGCGGATCAAGGATGAGTATCCCGATGCCATTCTGCTTTTCCGTATGGGCGATTTCTTCGAAACCTTCGAAGACGACGCCATCACCACGGCGCGGGTGCTGGGCATCACGCTGACGAAGCGTTCGAATGGCGCGGCGAGCGACGTGCCCCTGGCGGGATTTCCGCATCACGCGCTCGACGCGTATTTGCCCAAGCTCGTCAAAGCCGGGTACCGTGTCGCGGTCTGCGAGCAGCTCGAAGATCCGAAGCTCGCGAAGGGCATCGTCAAGCGCGATGTCGTGGAGGTGGTGACACCGGGGGTGGTGTTCACCGATAAGCTGCTCGATCATAAGCATTACAACTTTCTCGCCTCCATCGCCTTTCGCGACGGCAGTGCCGGTGTGGCCTTTGTGGACGCATCCACGGGAGATTTTTTCACCACGGAAATGCCGGAACACACCCTGCTCGATCAGCTCGAAACCATCGCTCCGAGCGAGGTACTGATCGCAAAGAAAGACTGGGAGCATTTTCAGGATCTCTTCGCCCGGGCCCCGCTCCGCGTGCCCGTCACGAAGCTCGACGACTGGCTGTACACCAGGGATGTAGGGTATGAACTGCTGGTGACGCATTTCAAGACGCAATCTCTCAAGGGCTTCGGCATCGAAGCGCTCCACAGCGGCGTCATTGCCGCAGGCGCGGCCCTGCACTATCTGAAGGAAACGCAGAAGGCGGCCCTCCCCCACCTCCGCGGCATCCGCCACTACCTTGTCGATGAGTACATCACCCTCGACGCGGGCACGCGGCGCAATCTCGAAATCATCACCGCCATCGGCGAAGGCGGGCAGGACGGCACGCTGATCTCCATTCTGGATAAGACCGCCACATCCATGGGCGGCCGGCTGTTCAAGTACTGGATCACGCATCCCCTCCGGCGCCTGGAGGCCATTCAACAACGCCTCGCCGCGGTCAAGGAGCTTGTGACCGTCCATGAACAACGCGACACTCTGCGGACCATTCTCGGCGAGACGGTGGATTTCGACCGCCTTATCGGACGCATCTGCACTGGTCGTGCCATTCCCCGCGAAATGGTCGCGCTGCGCAACAGTCTCCGCCGCCTCCCCGTCATCCGCGACGCAATCGGGAAGCTGGACGCACCTTATCTGCGGTCGTTGCATACACATATCGAGCCGATGGAGGATGTCGCACGCCTCATAGACGCAACCTTGGTGGACGATCCCCCGATTTCCCTCGCCGACGGCGGCGCGATTCGTCCGGGCTTCCATCCGGAACTGGACGACATCCGCGACATCGCCCTGCACGGCAAGGAATGGCTGAAAACCTATCAAGAGAAACTCCGGCAGCAAACCGGCATAGCCTCACTCAAGCTCGAGTTCAACCGCGCCTTCGGCTACTATATCAACGTGTCCAACGCCAATCTGGACAAAGTACCGGACAGCTTCATCCGCCGGCAGACGCTGACAAATGCCGAACGCTTCGTCACGCCTGAGCTGAAGGAGTATGAGGATAAAATCCTCAACGCCAAGGAGCAGATCGTTCTCCTCGAGACGGAGCTGTTCAACGAATTACGCATGGCCGTCGGCGCGGCCGCGGAACGCATACAGGTCATTTCCCGCGCCATCGCGGCGCTGGACTGCCTGTGCTCGTTGGCCACAGCGGCCATCGATTACGGCTACACCTGCCCGACGGTGAATGACGGGACGGAGATTTCGATAATCGGCGGCCGTCATCCCGTCGTCGAGCGCCTGCTCCCCGCGGGGGACCGCTTCGTCGCCAACGATGTGCACCTCGACACCGATGAGCAAATCCTCATCATCACCGGTCCCAACATGAGCGGCAAGAGCACGTACCTGCGCCAGACCGGATTGATCGTGCTGCTGGCGCAGATCGGCAGCTTCGTGCCCGCAAGATTCGCGAGTATCGGGGTTGTGGACAGGATTTTCACGCGCGTCGGCGCATCGGACAATATCGCCGCGGGTGAGAGCACCTTTCTCGTGGAAATGCACGAGGCGGCCAACATCCTTCACAACGCGACACCGAACAGTCTCGTCTTGCTCGACGAAATCGGTCGCGGAACTTCGACCTTCGACGGCATTTCCATCGCCTGGGCCATCACCGAATTTCTGCATGACCATCCCGAGAGCCGCGCGAAAACCATGTTCGCGACGCATTATCACGAGCTCAACGAGATGGCGGATATTTTCCTGCGCATCCGCAACTACAAAGTGGAAGTACGGGAATACAAGGACAAGGTGATATTCCTTCGCAACGTATCCCGCGGCACGGCGGATCACAGCTACGGCATTCACGTCGCACAGATGGCCGGCCTTCCAGACTCGGTGATCGAGCGCGCGCGCGAGGTCCTGCGCACTTTGGAAGGACAGGACCTGACCGTGCTCGCCGGAAAACGCGAGGAAGACGTTCGGGAGCGCCTCCGCGCCAAACGCGGCACCTTCCAGATCAATCTCTTCGAAGCCAGCGACATGGAGCTGAAAGATCGCCTCCGCGCCATGGACATCAACACCCTTTCACCGGTCGAGGCCTGGCAATTTCTCGAAAATTTGAAAAAGCTGGCCGAGGGCCGGGTGTGA
- a CDS encoding ROK family protein, with the protein MRIGIDIGGTSIKAALIDEARNVLLRSTRPTRAAEALERSLNEIHACIEELVTGAVEPVIGIGVGVPGAVDYRNGIVKEPPNMPAWERVPLADILHARWKCVVAVDNDANCAALGEAGFGAGRGVTSFIGLTLGTGVGAGIIIDGAVYHGERGFAGEFGHMTIDRNGPRCNCGNHGCIEAHVGIEHLLRVALARLRSEPTSRLHRAAMDAPASLTPKDISDAASAGDEPCADILRTVGTALGVAIASAANLLDITTFIIGGGIAGAGAPLFEGVRSSARERVLNVHRDALRILPAQLGNDAGMLGAALLVA; encoded by the coding sequence ATGCGTATCGGTATCGATATCGGCGGAACAAGCATCAAGGCGGCCCTGATTGACGAGGCCCGCAATGTGCTCCTGCGCAGCACCCGCCCGACACGGGCTGCCGAAGCGCTGGAGCGATCACTCAACGAAATTCATGCATGTATTGAAGAACTCGTAACGGGCGCGGTTGAGCCCGTCATTGGCATTGGTGTCGGTGTGCCCGGCGCAGTGGATTACCGTAACGGTATCGTGAAAGAGCCACCCAACATGCCGGCCTGGGAACGCGTACCTTTGGCTGACATTCTGCACGCACGCTGGAAGTGCGTGGTGGCTGTAGACAACGACGCGAACTGCGCGGCGCTGGGTGAGGCCGGTTTCGGCGCGGGTCGCGGTGTGACGTCCTTTATTGGTCTGACACTCGGCACCGGCGTGGGTGCGGGCATCATCATCGACGGAGCCGTTTACCATGGTGAACGCGGCTTCGCCGGGGAGTTCGGTCACATGACCATTGACAGGAACGGTCCTCGCTGTAATTGCGGCAACCATGGCTGCATCGAAGCGCATGTCGGCATAGAGCATCTGTTACGTGTCGCCCTTGCGCGCTTGCGCTCTGAGCCCACATCCCGCCTGCATCGCGCGGCGATGGATGCCCCGGCGTCTCTCACACCGAAAGACATCAGCGACGCTGCCTCCGCGGGCGATGAACCGTGTGCGGACATTTTGCGCACCGTCGGTACGGCCCTCGGTGTCGCAATCGCGAGTGCGGCGAACCTTCTCGATATTACCACCTTCATCATTGGTGGCGGTATTGCGGGCGCCGGAGCGCCGTTGTTCGAAGGCGTGAGAAGCAGCGCTCGCGAGCGGGTACTCAATGTGCACCGCGATGCGCTCCGCATTTTACCGGCGCAGCTGGGCAATGATGCGGGCATGCTCGGGGCGGCACTGCTCGTTGCGTAG
- the ade gene encoding adenine deaminase produces the protein MEDLRQKLAAARGETPAEIVFRNATIVNVLSGEYHGGDVAVSGGTIVGIGSYDGLEIVDLAGKYLLPGFIDGHIHIESSMLTVDQFARAVVPRGTAGCVVDPHEFANVLGVAGIEYVLYYGQAVPLELFVMISSCVPATHLETAGARITPAHIRTYTSHERSPGVAEMMNFPGVYLGMDAELEKIAAARGKTVDGHAPGLHGAPLNAYILAGVESDHECTTLDEAREKLRRGMHILLREGTAERNLLELLPLVTASNAANMSFATDDKHPADLEDEGHIDHHIREAIRFGIDPMIAIQMGSINTARHYRLKGHGAIAPGYWANFVVCNDLKDIRAEQVYHRGVLVARDGEALFTPDNPPDIAGMKGTMHVGPFWRDSFIVPTIPDARIRVIDLVPGQIITRASVEDPAVVDDTVVSDTERDILKLVVIERHRATGNIGVGFVRGFNLKRGALASTVAHDAHNIIVVGTNDLDMYAAALEVIRMDGGQCVVDDAAVVEALPLPVAGLVSDQPLHYVRQKVDALISAAQSLGCTLPDPFMTLSFLALSPIPALKVTDLGLVDAEKFELTSLFV, from the coding sequence ATGGAAGACCTTCGTCAGAAACTCGCCGCCGCCCGGGGTGAGACCCCCGCCGAGATTGTGTTCAGAAATGCGACCATCGTCAACGTCCTGAGCGGCGAGTACCACGGCGGCGACGTGGCCGTGAGCGGTGGGACCATCGTCGGCATCGGCAGCTACGATGGCCTCGAAATCGTGGACCTCGCCGGCAAATATCTGCTGCCCGGCTTCATAGACGGGCATATTCACATCGAGAGCAGCATGCTCACGGTGGATCAGTTCGCGCGCGCGGTAGTGCCGCGCGGTACAGCCGGCTGCGTGGTGGATCCGCACGAATTCGCCAATGTGCTTGGCGTGGCGGGCATCGAGTACGTGCTCTATTACGGACAAGCCGTGCCGCTGGAGCTGTTCGTGATGATCTCTTCCTGTGTGCCGGCCACGCATCTTGAAACTGCCGGCGCGCGCATCACACCCGCGCACATCCGCACATACACGAGCCACGAACGCTCGCCCGGTGTCGCGGAAATGATGAATTTCCCGGGGGTCTATCTCGGCATGGACGCCGAATTGGAGAAAATCGCAGCTGCGCGCGGCAAGACCGTCGACGGGCATGCACCCGGTCTGCATGGTGCGCCGCTCAATGCCTACATTCTTGCCGGCGTCGAAAGCGACCATGAATGCACCACGCTGGACGAAGCCAGAGAGAAGCTGCGCCGCGGCATGCACATCCTCCTCCGCGAAGGCACCGCTGAACGTAACCTGCTGGAATTGCTGCCTCTGGTCACAGCAAGCAATGCCGCAAATATGTCCTTCGCCACCGATGACAAACATCCCGCCGACCTCGAAGACGAAGGACACATAGACCATCACATCCGCGAGGCCATCCGTTTCGGTATCGATCCCATGATCGCGATACAGATGGGGAGCATCAATACGGCACGGCATTATCGGCTGAAGGGCCATGGCGCCATCGCTCCGGGGTATTGGGCGAATTTCGTTGTGTGCAACGATCTGAAGGATATACGCGCCGAACAGGTGTATCACCGCGGCGTGCTCGTCGCGCGCGACGGTGAGGCGCTGTTCACACCGGATAATCCCCCGGACATCGCGGGCATGAAGGGCACCATGCATGTCGGTCCCTTCTGGCGCGACAGCTTTATCGTTCCCACCATACCGGACGCGCGCATCCGTGTCATCGATCTCGTGCCCGGACAAATCATCACCCGGGCTTCGGTGGAGGATCCCGCCGTGGTGGACGACACGGTCGTGAGCGATACGGAGCGCGACATCCTGAAACTGGTGGTGATAGAGCGGCACAGGGCCACCGGCAACATCGGCGTGGGTTTCGTGCGGGGATTCAATCTCAAACGGGGCGCGCTGGCATCCACCGTCGCGCACGACGCGCACAACATCATCGTCGTCGGGACGAACGACCTGGACATGTACGCCGCCGCACTGGAGGTCATCCGCATGGACGGCGGGCAATGCGTGGTGGACGACGCGGCCGTTGTCGAAGCCCTGCCTCTTCCTGTTGCGGGCCTGGTATCCGACCAACCACTGCATTATGTCCGGCAAAAGGTTGACGCGCTGATCTCCGCCGCGCAGTCCCTCGGCTGTACGCTTCCCGATCCCTTCATGACGCTGTCCTTCCTCGCGCTTTCCCCCATCCCGGCCCTGAAGGTCACCGACCTCGGCCTCGTGGACGCGGAGAAATTCGAGCTGACGTCGCTGTTCGTCTGA
- a CDS encoding MSCRAMM family adhesin SdrC, which translates to MKYRRAYRCRFRAASFALCLAAVVVAAPASNAQRVPTGGWPGRPRVPDGKLVAQLGFGGTRYFGEFTDNSTGLLWVVASRYAVLPFLDIGAEVHGGTITYLRRNRRNMGGTYALQFGDENLVERSTGLLALQGRARLNLLPGQHLNPFVEGGFGATMYSPEDYRNGDATYTARTPITALNIALGGGFEYVIARNLSAQFAITGMFIFNGEIDAFDSGELAALYDRIQNPLGNPDRVKTAYDKYLGISLGVNWYLFATDDSDGDRLTDTEEGVAGTNPYHADTDGDGLDDFLEVRRYGTNPLFWDSDGDGLSDVLETTKYNTNPLAKDSDGDGLDDREELLTYGTDPLSVDTDNDGLSDGDEYRLATHPRKVDTDSDGMVDGDEVVIWRTNPLLPDSDGDGINDYDEIYVHRTDPNTSDTDGDGLTDFEEIRLFRTGPLLTDTDGDGVSDYDEVRRFDTDPLRGDDFPAGAAQPTPTQSPRR; encoded by the coding sequence ATGAAATATCGCCGCGCATATCGTTGTCGTTTCCGCGCGGCGTCGTTCGCACTGTGCCTTGCGGCAGTGGTTGTCGCCGCACCCGCGTCCAACGCTCAACGCGTACCCACAGGCGGCTGGCCGGGACGTCCCCGCGTACCCGATGGCAAGCTGGTCGCACAGCTCGGCTTCGGCGGCACCAGGTATTTCGGGGAGTTCACGGACAACAGCACCGGACTGCTCTGGGTCGTCGCATCGCGATATGCAGTCCTGCCGTTTCTGGATATCGGCGCGGAGGTCCACGGTGGAACAATCACCTATCTCCGCCGCAACCGCCGGAATATGGGGGGCACCTATGCGCTCCAGTTCGGTGACGAGAACCTTGTGGAGCGCAGTACCGGTTTATTGGCGTTGCAGGGACGCGCACGACTGAATCTGCTTCCCGGGCAGCATCTCAATCCCTTCGTCGAAGGAGGATTCGGTGCCACGATGTACTCGCCGGAGGACTATCGCAACGGAGACGCGACCTATACCGCCCGCACCCCGATCACCGCTTTGAATATCGCGCTGGGAGGCGGCTTCGAATACGTGATTGCACGCAATCTCAGCGCACAATTTGCAATTACCGGAATGTTCATCTTTAATGGAGAGATTGATGCTTTCGATTCGGGTGAACTTGCCGCGCTGTACGACAGAATACAGAATCCTCTGGGAAACCCGGACCGCGTGAAGACGGCCTATGACAAATATCTCGGCATCAGTCTCGGTGTGAACTGGTATCTTTTTGCCACGGATGATTCGGATGGAGACCGGCTGACCGATACCGAGGAAGGAGTCGCGGGCACCAATCCGTACCACGCCGATACGGACGGCGACGGCCTCGACGATTTTCTCGAAGTACGACGTTACGGTACAAATCCGCTGTTCTGGGATTCGGACGGGGACGGACTCAGCGATGTTCTCGAGACCACGAAGTACAACACCAATCCTCTTGCGAAGGACAGCGACGGAGATGGTCTGGACGACCGTGAGGAGTTGCTGACCTACGGCACGGATCCGCTCTCCGTGGATACGGACAATGACGGACTCTCCGACGGTGATGAATACCGGCTCGCAACACATCCGAGAAAGGTGGATACCGACAGTGACGGAATGGTGGACGGTGACGAGGTGGTAATATGGAGGACGAATCCGTTGTTGCCGGATTCGGATGGCGATGGTATCAACGACTATGATGAGATTTATGTGCACAGAACCGATCCGAATACCTCGGATACCGACGGAGACGGCCTGACCGATTTCGAAGAGATTCGTCTGTTCCGTACCGGTCCCTTGCTCACGGATACCGACGGGGACGGGGTGTCGGATTACGACGAAGTACGTCGTTTCGACACTGACCCACTCCGGGGCGACGACTTCCCCGCAGGGGCAGCGCAACCCACCCCAACCCAATCACCCCGCCGATAG